In the Acidobacteriota bacterium genome, CTATGACCTGGTGGATCGGCTGCAGACCAAGCTCGGCACCGCCCCCCACGCCGCGGAGAATCCTCGCGAGGCCCAGGCCCCGGAGGATCTAGAGCGCGAAACGCCCCACGACGCTCCTGGCCCCCACGGCTATCCGCTGGATCCGGAGACCGCATGAGCCCCTTCGAGCGCGAGCGCCGCAGCCGCTGGGAGGGCTGGCTCCCCCGCTTCTCCCTCTCCCGCCCCATCACCGTGGTGGTGCTCATCGCCGCCACTTTGGTGGTGGGCCTGGTGGCGGCGTTGGGGATCCCCCTGGAGACCTTCCCCCAAGGCTTCACCGCGCCCTTCCTAACGGTGGTGGTGCCCTGGCCCGATGCCCAGCCCCAGGAGGTACTGGACAAGATCGTCAAGCCGCTGGAGGACGAGCTGAGCACCGTGCGCGGCCTCGACCGCCTCAACTCCCTGGCCAACGAGTCCCGGGGCATCGCCTTCATGAGCTTCAAACAGGGCACGGACATGGACGTGGCCTACCGCGAGGTGCGGGACCGCGTACAGCGGGTGCGGCCCCAGCTGCCGGACGACGCCGACCGGGTGTTCATCCGCAAGCAGGATCTCTCCTCGCTGCCGGTGTTCATGATCGGCCTGGCGGTGGATCCGGAGCTCACCGACTACTACCACCTGATCCAGAACGAGGTGGTGATGCCCCTGGAACGCCTCGACGGCGTCGCCTCGGTGGAACCCAACGGCCTGGAGGAGAAGGAGATCCTCATCGAGGTGGACCGCCAGCGGGCGGCCTCCGCGGGGCTCAACATCTACCAGCTGGCCCAGGAGCTGGGGGGCGACAACTTCACCATGGCCAGCGGCAGCGTGCGCTCCGGCGGCAGCAAGCTGCTGTTGCGCTCGGTGGCCCGCTACCCGGATCTGGAGACACTGGAAAACCGACTGGTGGCACCGTCGGTGCGGCTCAAGGACGTCGCCGAGGTCAAATACGAGGAGCCGGAGCAGGATTACCGGGCGCGGGTCAACGGCCAGCCGGCGGTGGCGGTGATGGTCTTCAAGGAGGGGCAGGCCAACACCCTGCAGGTGAGCAGCCGCATCAACGACCTGGTGGAGGAGATGCAGGAGAATCCCCGCCTCCAGCACCTGGAGATCGTGCCCTTCTTCAACCAGGGACAGATCATCCTCTCCTCCCTCGGCTCGCTGATGGACAGCGGCCGCATCGGCGGGCTCTTCGCGGTGGTGGTGCTCTTCTTCTTCCTGCGCCGCTTCCGCATGACGCTGATCATCACCCTGTCCATCCCGCTCTCGCTGCTCATCGCCCTGACCACCATGTACTTCGCCGGCGAGACCCTCAACTTCCTCACCCTGCTGGGATTGATGATCTGCGTCGGCCTGCTGGTGGACAACTCGGTGGTGGTGGCGGAGAACATCCACCGCCTGCACCGCCAGGGAGCCTCGCGGCGGGAAGCGGCGGTGCGCGGCGCCGGCGAGATCTCCCTGGCCATCGTCATGGCCACCCTCACCACCATCGCCGTCTTCCTGCCCATCTCGCTGGTCTCCGGGCAGGCCCAATTTTTCCTGCTGCGGCTCTCCATCCCCATCTCCGTGGCCCTCGCCGCGTCGCTGGTGGTGGCCCTGGTCTTCGTGCCCCTGGCGGCGTACCTGACCCTGCCGCGGCGCGGAGAGGTCGCCAAGGAGTCCGCCTTCCGCAGGGGCCACCGGCGCCTCAACCGGGTGCTCAAGGCAGCCTACGAAGGCTCCCTGGGCCGCATCAACCGCCTCTACAACCGCCAGCTGGGGGTGGCGCTGAACCGGCGCATCGACCTGGTGATCTCGATCTTCCTCCTCACCGTCATCACCGGTGCGGCCTTCAAAGTGGTGGAGTTCGTACCCCAACAGGACAGCGAGCGAGCTGCTCTCCAGCTCAACGTCACCCTGCCCAACAACTTCACCATCGAGGACACCGCGGAGTATTTCGAAGCCGCCGAGCAGGTGATGGTGGCAAATCAGGAGCGCTGGGACCTGAGCGGCTTCTTCACCGGCATCCGGCGCACCCGGGGTGAGATCCAGGCCTGGTTCAACAGCCCCCGCACCACCGAGACTGCGCCGCGCGAAATCACCGAGCAGATCGTCGAAGCGCTACCGGAGGCCCCCGGCGTGCAGATCTTCACCGGCGAGCAGAGCCGGGTGAGCGAATGCGACGGCAAGGGCGTCCACTGCATCCAGCTCTACGCCGACGATTCGGAGATCCTGGAGACGGTGCGGGAGGATCTGGAAGACCTCTTCCGCCAGATCCCCGGCGTGGTGGGCATCCAGCGCAGCGACGAGCAATCCCCCAACCAGCTAGCGCTGGTGGTGGATCGGGACCGCGCCCAGCAGCAGGGGGTCAACCCGCAGGTAGTGGCCGGAGTGGTGAGCTACGCGCTGCGCGGCCAGAGCCTGCCGAAGTATTACCGCGATGGCCGGGAGATCCCGGTGCGGGTGCGCTTCCAGGAGGAAAACCGCGAGAGCCTGGCGGAGTTGGGCGATTTCAGCGTCCCCACCGGCGACGGCAGCGCCGTGGCCCTCTCGACCCTCACCGAGGCGGATTTCTCCCCCGCTCCCCGCGCCATCTTCCGCCGCGACAAACGCACCTCCGCCACCATCGCCATGGATCTGGCCAGCGGTGAGGAGTCGGAGGCCCGGGAGCGGGTGGACGCCTTCATGGAGGGTCTGGACCTCCCCGAGGGCGTCACCTTCGGTACCCCGGCCCGGGCCAGCGCCAACGAGGACATGGAAAGCCTGCTCTTCGCCGCCGGCCTGTCCATCATCTTCATCTACCTGCTGATGGCCTTCCTCTTCGAGAGCTTCATCCTGCCTCTTTCCATCGTCCTCACCATCCCCCTGGCCTTCATCGGCGTGGTGTGGATCCACGTCGTCACCGGCTACGACATCGACTTCCTCGGCGGCGTGGCGGCGGTGCTGCTCATCGGCGTGGTGGTGAACAACGGCATCGTGCTCATCGATTACATCAATCGCCTGCGCGGCGAGGGCCACAGCCGCCGGGACGCGGTGCTGCTCTCCGCCGAGCGCCGCTTCCGCCCCATCATGATGACTGCCCTCACCACCATCTGCGCCACCGTCCCTCTGGCCGCCGCCGGCCCCACCGACATCGGCATGAGCTACACCAGCTTCGGCCTCTCCCTCATCGGCGGCATGACCACCTCCACCCTCCTCACCCT is a window encoding:
- a CDS encoding efflux RND transporter permease subunit, yielding TTALGLAPMALGLGDGAEIRTPMAIAVISGLVASTVLTLLVIPVIYDLVDRLQTKLGTAPHAAENPREAQAPEDLERETPHDAPGPHGYPLDPETA
- a CDS encoding efflux RND transporter permease subunit; translated protein: MSPFERERRSRWEGWLPRFSLSRPITVVVLIAATLVVGLVAALGIPLETFPQGFTAPFLTVVVPWPDAQPQEVLDKIVKPLEDELSTVRGLDRLNSLANESRGIAFMSFKQGTDMDVAYREVRDRVQRVRPQLPDDADRVFIRKQDLSSLPVFMIGLAVDPELTDYYHLIQNEVVMPLERLDGVASVEPNGLEEKEILIEVDRQRAASAGLNIYQLAQELGGDNFTMASGSVRSGGSKLLLRSVARYPDLETLENRLVAPSVRLKDVAEVKYEEPEQDYRARVNGQPAVAVMVFKEGQANTLQVSSRINDLVEEMQENPRLQHLEIVPFFNQGQIILSSLGSLMDSGRIGGLFAVVVLFFFLRRFRMTLIITLSIPLSLLIALTTMYFAGETLNFLTLLGLMICVGLLVDNSVVVAENIHRLHRQGASRREAAVRGAGEISLAIVMATLTTIAVFLPISLVSGQAQFFLLRLSIPISVALAASLVVALVFVPLAAYLTLPRRGEVAKESAFRRGHRRLNRVLKAAYEGSLGRINRLYNRQLGVALNRRIDLVISIFLLTVITGAAFKVVEFVPQQDSERAALQLNVTLPNNFTIEDTAEYFEAAEQVMVANQERWDLSGFFTGIRRTRGEIQAWFNSPRTTETAPREITEQIVEALPEAPGVQIFTGEQSRVSECDGKGVHCIQLYADDSEILETVREDLEDLFRQIPGVVGIQRSDEQSPNQLALVVDRDRAQQQGVNPQVVAGVVSYALRGQSLPKYYRDGREIPVRVRFQEENRESLAELGDFSVPTGDGSAVALSTLTEADFSPAPRAIFRRDKRTSATIAMDLASGEESEARERVDAFMEGLDLPEGVTFGTPARASANEDMESLLFAAGLSIIFIYLLMAFLFESFILPLSIVLTIPLAFIGVVWIHVVTGYDIDFLGGVAAVLLIGVVVNNGIVLIDYINRLRGEGHSRRDAVLLSAERRFRPIMMTALTTICATVPLAAAGPTDIGMSYTSFGLSLIGGMTTSTLLTLLVVPVFYTLFDDAREALTGAVRRGVLGKGQQEPAGEPVTES